A stretch of the Elephas maximus indicus isolate mEleMax1 chromosome 3, mEleMax1 primary haplotype, whole genome shotgun sequence genome encodes the following:
- the LOC126074062 gene encoding olfactory receptor 7G2-like, with product MEPRNQTSVSKFLLLGLTEDPELQLLLFSLFLTMYMVTVLGNLLIVLTVSSDSYLHTPMYFFVSNLSITDICLSTTTIPKTLVNIKTQNQSITYTGCLNQIFFVQVFCGFENFLLAAMAYDRYVAICHPLKYTVVMNPCFCRLLVLLSLFISMVDALLHSLMVLQLSFCTDLEIPQFFCELPQVLKLACSSTLINNILIYFVACILGGVPLSGIIFSYTRIISSVLRMPSADGKHKAFSTCGSHLSIVSLFYGTSVGVYLSSAFALFPKRTAVASVMYIVIPQMMNPFIYSLRNRDIKVSLRKLIGRMPSI from the coding sequence ATGGAACCCAGGAACCAAACAAGTGTTTCAAAAtttcttctcctgggactgacagAAGATCCAGAACTGCAGCTTCTCCTCTTTAGCCTATTCCTGACCATGTACATGGTCACTGTCCTTGGAAATCTGCTCATTGTCCTTactgtcagctctgactcctacctgcacactcccatgtacttctttgtCTCCAATCTGTCCATTACTGACATCTGTTTAAGTACAACTACCATCCCAAAGACACTGGTGAATATCAAGACGCAGAATCAGAGCATCACTTATACAGGCTGCCTCAATCAGATTTTCTTTGTCCAGGTTTTTTGtggttttgaaaattttcttcttgcagctatggcctatgatcgctatgtggccatttgtcacccaCTGAAGTACACAGTCGTCATGAACCCCTGCTTCTGCAGACTGCTAGTTCTACTTTCTTTGTTCATCAGTATGGTGGATGCACTGCTCCACAGTCTGATGGTTTTGCAGCTGTCCTTTTGCACAGATCTTGAAATCCCTCAGTTCTTCTGTGAACTTCCTCAGGTCCTCAAGCTCGCCTGCTCCAGTACCCTCATCAATAACATCCTGATATATTTTGTGGCTTGCATATTGGGTGGTGTTCCTCTCTCTGGGATCATATTCTCTTACACTCGAATTATCTCCTCCGTTTTAAGAATGCCTTCAGCTGATGGAAAGCATAAAGCTTTTtccacctgtgggtctcacctctccattgtttctttattttatggGACATCTGTTGGTGTGTACCTCAGTTCTGCATTTGCACTCTTTCCCAAGAGGACTGCAGTAGCCTCAGTGATGTACATTGTGATCCCTCAAATGATGAATCCTTTTATCTACAGCCTAAGGAACAGGGACATAAAAGTAAGCTTGAGAAAACTCATTGGTAGGATGCCTTCTATTTAG
- the LOC126070896 gene encoding olfactory receptor 7G2-like, whose translation MYFFLSNLSFTDICLSTTTLPKMLVNLQAKNQSITYAGCLTQVCFVMIFSTLENFFLGVMAYDRYVAICHPLRYMVIMDAHFCGLLILVSLLVSIVDALLHSLILLSLSFCTDLEMLYLFCEVFQVIKVACSETLTNNINLIFYS comes from the coding sequence atgtacttctttctttccaatctctcATTTACTGACATCTGTCTCAGCACCACCACGCTCCCAAAGATGCTGGTAAACCTCCAAGCAAAAAATCAGAGCATCACTTATGCAGGATGCCTCACCCAGGTCTGCTTTGTCATGATTTTTAGTACTTTGGAAAATTTTTTCCTTGgagtaatggcctatgaccgctatgtggccatttgtcacccaCTGAGGTACATGGTCATCATGGATGCCCACTTCTGTGGCCTGCTGATTCTAGTCTCCTTGCTCGTTAGCATTGTGGATGCCCTGCTCCACAGTCTGATATTGTTGAGTCTGTCCTTCTGCACAGATCtggaaatgctttacttattttgtGAAGTTTTTCAGGTCATCAAAGTTGCCTGTTCTGAAACTCTCACCAATAACATCAATCTTATATTTTACAGCTAG